ACTAAGGATATAGCCAGCTAGTAGGTATAAGCTCAGTCCACCAAACGAATAACCTCGTGATCTTTAGAATCATCTACCCATGGCTTGAACTGATCTTCGTGGGCATTGTTCTGCATAAAAatgatggaaaaaaaaatatagcaaaatttgcGAATTCAGTCTGCAAAAAATGATGCTGCTTAGGTACTTATGCTGTACAGCTGTACCCTTGCGAAATGCAACATCTTGCCACTAAGATGATAGTATACACAAATGCTGCAAACAAACTGAATCCATTATGATTCATATCAGCCCTGCGCAGCCTGATCTTCAAATGGGCTATTGGACCAGCTGGGCAGAAAAACTGTTTGtcacctctctcttttttttaaaaaaaaacatctaatTCTACCAGAAGAATATGTTTACTCTAACTGCGAGCAATGTGCGAGTAGCCAAGTACACAATAAGCAGTACGCTGTAGGGGACCTTAACTGTTGCAGAGTAAGAGACTTGTGTTTGAACAAGGTGTGGAAAGTGGAAACATATTGATTAGATATATGACAACTGTTGCCAATAAAATGATGCAGACAACAGGCACTGCCTACATGACTATTAAGAAATCCAAGAAATAGTGAGGTTACCTGCAACCAGAAGAAAAACCCTCGCAACAGAGCTAGGCCATGGCGAAGGCCAGTGTTCATAACTTGTTCGGCAAGATCTGAAGTTAAATAAACAAAAAGCGTTAATTAGTACTATAATCATATTTAAATCTGACCAGTTGAAGAAAAACAGTATTCTTTCTCAAACAATAACAAATTACATTACTCAATAGTCAATACTAACTATAGAGTATAGATGTGCTTGGTGGTTAGTTTCTGCACTAACTACTCAGTGATAACAAAAGCAGCTTAGTCACCTAGCGGAGGAAAGAAAACTTTTCATGTGAAATACAACGGTTATTATCCAACAGAATGGATCTACTGTGGGCGTTTAATTCAAGTTGTGACACTGATCTCAGCATATGAGCttaaagctcagaagaaacaatTGTTAAATTGAAATAGGACATTGTCAATATATAGCATTCAACAACAGACTGTCTGATATTTGCAATGCTgtataatacaaattaaagtgCTCCAAAAAACATGGATATCTTGCACACAGTCAACTATAGATTTCAATAATTGAAAATTGAAATTTCAAAACTCTAGGACAATTCATGCGATGACAATTGTTGAATAACACATCTTTTTATATGTTAAGCTCCTGTTGTTAAGCCTACAGGCTTGAAAGGAACAACCAAGGATGTCAAGATGTCGCCTCAGAAAGGCTATATCCACAACCATAGACATTAGATTCAACCAAACCATCAATAAGCTGTTTCAGTCAAGTGGCAACTGAACCAGGGAGTAATATATTAaaacatatatagatatataaagCTAATTAAATTGAACAACATAATGCTGGACCATCAATGTTCAACAAACATGGACAGCAACAATGTCTGTCATTCAGGATAGGACAAAACTGTTCATGAATTACGGAAATATTGTTTGACACAATACACAGCATCATACACGAAATTTACTTAAAACACAGCTGATGGCAAATTAATTTACAAAAATGATTAGAATAAATATAAGACATAATTCAGCAATCAGCAAACATAACTAGTGCCTAAAGGACGAACCAATAAACAGGCAGTGTTTATAAACAGGATATATGTAATGATACAAAATTATACCTGGGTAATGATCCAGATATGAACTGCCCATCTCCTCCGTTGCGTAGAATTTCGTTTCATTGCGAAACTGCCGTTGCTTCATTAACGGAGTACGAATAGTAGCCATTTCAAACAGTTTATAATACTCTTTCCGAACAACTGGTTTCATAAGGACCTGGAATAACCTTCGCTTGAAATCTGAATCTGGCCTTCCGGTGATATGCACAGGCCATATGACACCTAGTTCTTTTTCTGCTTTCCCCACCTATATGAGGTGAATAACAAGGAAGGACCAATCAAAAAGGCAAAGGAAGAAAGATGTCAGAACTCAGAACGTCATGGATGCTCCATTCTTGACAAGAATACAACAAGATTGGGTACTATGatcaaaaagaaaattttcaaacAAGTTGTATGAGGTATTAACATCAGCATTTTGAAAATAAGTTCTAAAAGGCATGTTAAAAAAACGTATTGGCATAATTCTACATTCTTATCTGACACAGATGtggcacaagaacaagcatacGTATAAAAATGAGGAAATTATTTGCGCACTGAGAGTTAATATATATTCCACATTCTATTGATAAACAGCAAGCACAAGTGACAACGACTTGTAACTGAAAGTATCTGAATTCCTCACCGAATCAGCACGAAGCCTCGCATCGTGGACATTGCTTGAGCTCGCTTCCCAATACACACCATTTAGCGTACTTGCAGTCGTAGCGTCCAACAGTCCATCATCTTTCACTTGTTGCACTGGTGTCGGATCAGCACGCCAATCGCACGCGTACTGCCCCGGAACAACTGTCGCTGGAGCATCCGAGACAGCCCCCTCCCTCTTCCCTCCAACACCGACCCTTTTCCCCGGCGAAGCAACGGCCGCCTGTTCCCCTCTCCTCTtatcctcctcgggctcgctGCAGCCTCCATACCGCGCCGCATCCGCCTGATCGTAGTTAACGACGACGCCCCCGATCTCGAGAACCAATTGTCCATCCACCAATCGCGTGTGCTGCAGGAAGATGCGGTAATCCTCGTCGACGTCGCCGAGGGAATCGTACCACGCGGGTTCCGCCTCCACCGACGCGGACGAGCCCTTCTGTTCCGCGCGTCGGCTGGTGCTCAGGCGGCCTGCGGAGGGGTCGGAGACGCACTCGCCGTCGGAGCTGGTGGCGAGCGGGGCCTCGTACCTGAGGACGGAGGGAGGGGAGGCGCCGTGGCCCGGGAGCTCGAGGGCGTAGGAGTCGCCGTCGAGGCGGATGTGCTGGAGGAAGTAGAGGTAGTCAGGGTCGATCTCGCCAGCGGGGAGGTCGCCGCCGGCGAATGGGGAGCGGAGGGCCGGCATGGTAGGGAAGTAGGGTTTTGGGCTCGACGTTGCTTGGTTTTCTGGCCTCGTGGGAATTTGTAGCGGTTTTCCATTCCAATGGAACGTGAGATTGGAAGATCTTTATGGGCTGGGCTTCGGAAGTCGTTTGTGAAGTTGCCCCGGTTGCAAAACGGCCATATAAATTGCGGCGGAATCGAACACACCAACACACTTCTACGGTTTCGCAAATTCACAGCCCCGCCCATATCACATGATAATCCGGCCCATGATAATGTGGTCTCCACTGTGCGGTCCTTAAATACATTCactatacttaaaaaaaatactagctaAGTGTTTGTACgttgcaacaaaaatataaatattagatgtgtTAATATcaaacacaaaatcaaggtaTGGAGATATTGATGTGTCATAGTAATACCACCGAATGAACAGGGAGTGATGTCATTATTTGATTTCAAATAAGATTCGAAAAAGAAGCAatagattatccgctaatttttcttttaattttaaagGATCTCATATGCATAACGGTAACCATTTGGGGAGTTTAGAAGACGAATGTGGATGATAATAATGagtaaattattcgaattttaaagATTTTTGTTGTATGGGAGGAGAGTATGAGAAAATGTGACGCTGGAATCAACttttattttatatagtagatatTTTAGTTGGTGGAGGATGCAGACCCAGTGAACAAGGGCTCTCTCTTCTTTACTCTCTTGCATAATTCAACTCTATGGATCGGTAGTGCTAACCACCCACTCATGATGCGTGATGTTACGAGAACACTGAGGGGAAGACGTCCGCTCAGTGTTTTATCAATTTACAATGATCCTCGAACCTGGATAGACTAGGTGAATTATTTGCTCCCAAACTACTAGATCCATGAGATAATCACGTGATCCTTGACGTTCTTAACGAAGACTACTGAGTTCTGACCGTTCGATTGCTTACAAAGTAGTCAAGCAGTAATACTCGTACGTCTCAATAGCGGCTTGTCGAGCATTTGACAAACTCACACCATCCATTTCAAAAGTAGTACGAGTAATGCTCGTAGCTGGGATGAGACTTTCCCAGGACCTCTTTGCTTGTTGTGAACGGCAAGATTTTGATGGCACCGACCCCCCATCACTTCCCTTGGTGCAAGTGGAACGCACCACCGTTCACGACCATAGCGAAAGAGCCACCATGAACCGTCACTACTCGATGCTGCTACCCGTCATCCACTAAGAAGAAGATAACGTGCCATGTGAGTAGCgaaaatgttaaaaaaaaaaaaactaaacggCCGAGTGGGCAAGCAGTTTTCGGCAATGGGAGGGGAAAGCTCGGTGGCTTTTTAGGTGTGCCTGCCTTCTTTCTGCATGTTGGGCTGGCTGAGTGGACAATCACATGAGCACGCACCATCAAATTGGCTGGCGCTCTTAGCTCCCCCCGCCAGCAAATTGCAGACGAGCAACTGCGCGACACATCAGGAAACGGCGCAGATCGCACACAGATGTGGCGGTTATGAGCCGAAAATGCCTTTTTTGTGTGCTGTGTTCGTTTTTAACCGAACTGACGTCGCCTCATCATCCTGCATAGCATGCAGCGTGGATCTTTGCGTTGCCTCCGTTGGAAATGCGTCTTCTAGTTGTATTTTTCTTAGAGCTTTCCTTGATTCAGACTAGAGTGTTTTCTTTGCTTTACGTCTGTCCGATTCACGTAATCCACCATATCGAGACTGATTTTGTCCTGTTGGGGTTATCAGGCATTCTGATTAGTGAAGAGCAGCTAATCCGAGGCTGTACTATAATGCCTAGGAAAGAACTATCCATTCTGCAGTCTGAAACTTCGCAACCAGTGTGTCCTTTCTGCGTTTTCGGCATTACGAGTTTCAAACTGATTACATCGAACGAGTAGCTAGCGCATCGTTCTAAAAGGAGTTGCAGCAGTCCATGTAGCCAAACCATATTTGCACAGCTGAAACCCGTCAGCTCGGAGTACGCGAACTAGCCGAGGCCATAGCCTGCAAGGCTGCAACAAGATCTTTTGGGCGGCTTGATCAGGACCTAGAGCAGAGTCGTTGCGTGGATACTTGGGATGGTGACCACCAAATAACAAAGTCGAGTGTTCAATGTCCGCAACTTTGACAAGTATCGAAGAGTATCGGGTATGACGACTGAGACCTTGTAGAAAACGACGGGGGCACGCAAGCGTGGATGATCGATCCATTTGGAACCTAAGTTCGCCGGTGCGCCTCTCACAGGGATCGACAGCTGAAATATGCCCTCCTTTTCTGACGGTGAGCATCCTATTACCATCGGCTTCGAAAGGGCATTTCTTGCAATCTTCAAATAGCAGGATGGTGGCAAAAGAGACGAGAAGTGACTGACAAACAACCACTGACAAGCCGGCTCTCTGTGCACCACCATATATATCCAATCCCAACCTCTGCCTCTGTAAAAGACTGACGAAGCTTTCAAGTCGCTTCGAAGAGAGAACGCCCCACGGCCATGTGACTGATGATAGATGGTAGGGCGCTCTCACACGGCGCGCACTCCGCTGCGTGCAGCCACATGTGACGCTGAGGCCGATTGCGTGCATGCGGTACACGTCCGGCCATGTCCCGCCGCaccacctctcctgctctcCGTACCTTAGACCATTTTTAATAGttaccttaaatttttatccttaaaaatattattatagtatcccttatcactattacagcatcccttattttttcatctccagcggctactctattttctaacttttactcctctttttctctctccggtcccACTGTcggcctctgtaaacagtacagCTAGCTACAGTACTGATACAGTAACCAACGTTGTTTTCATCCTCTGGCCCACTGACAGTCTCCAtgaacagtgttgctacagtgttACAGTAACTCCGCAGATTTGCGGGCCTATATTCTCTCGTAGTACTGTAGCATTAGATACCAATTCTGTTGGAGATACTATAGTACATCCGTCGAAACCAACTAGAAAATAGCACGCCCCTTTGCGCGGCCTATGGCCGTCGCCGAGGATGACAATTGTAGAAGATAGATATAACTTcaggaagttaaaaaaaactttgaaTGCAAATACAAATTTCCCTATAGTCCATGCgagtaaaatatttttatttttcaacatttatatatatatatataagtatttaATCATATgaaattcttgaattcatcctgaaaaaaaaattacttctGTATTATACAACTTTTGTGACTTCAAACAACTATATATGATTAATTTCTTCTCATCAAATTTAACGTCCAAAACAACTTATATTAGTAATCAAAGATGGCATGACCCTTTTGTTTCATCTAATGGCTAACACTGAGCAACTTCTAAAATGATGCAAGCTTGTTGTTCACTTTACAACAGTTAAACTCTGATGCACTTATATCACATTTCTAATTGAAGCTCAAACTCATACTAATTATAGACCATAGCAGCACAAATCATATACTAATAGAGTTGTAACATCAATGGTTCCAATGCAATCCTATATGGTGAACAGATAAAAAAACATACACTACAAAATCTACACCACTAATATCACGTTTCATACCTTAAAATATGAATCTCGTCTTAGGTTCTCTGCAATTTTGCTTGGGGTATCCAATGAAGATGACCGAATAAGATTATTTCTTAGCTTATCTATGGTATGGAGGACTAGTCTAAAATATCAGCTAATTGTTTCACCAGATGTATTGAAATTAGTACTCACCATCATATTTCTTAGATTATGTCCaattgtattaaaaaaacatGCCAATTTATTCCTCAATGCAAACATGTATACTATCGTAGAGCAAAGCTCATTCCCTCAAAATTTGACACAAATTAAAGAAAGTACCTCTCTTAAACCTTACTGAATTGATACAAGAAGTATCATTCCTGTAAATTCTGTTATTTAGATAGTCGATTCTAATTTTATCACTCTCCTCCATTGTACCATAGGCAATAGGTTGTCGTCTATTTCGTAATCTAGATCAGAGTAACAAGACCACTATAAGACCCCGATCTCGAGTTTTCTGTGCCTGCTGTATTAGTCCCTAGATCAAATAGCTTATATGCACATAATTCAAcagaataatatcaaatacatacttcgaataaaaattattatctAAAATCAGCGAATGATGATCTCATGGACAAGGATCCACGGTAGACTAGCCAGACAGAAGAGCCTACAACGGAAAGAAGCAGCACAAAGCGAAACAACCCAATGCATAGACAACTTGGATGCGGAcgtgaccttagacttcttcacTTTAACTTCATCTGGATCGAGAGTGATCTtcatctcaacaatctgaaagaagcaagactgagtacggaagatACTCAAAAAGTCATAACACTACTTCAAGATGTTGAGTACATGCATAAAGGATAACTCAAGGACAAgactttacagtttagttttaagttTAAACCAATTTATCTAGGTATCCAGTAATATTATCTACTATTAACTTTGAAATTTAGTAAATAA
This genomic window from Phragmites australis chromosome 7, lpPhrAust1.1, whole genome shotgun sequence contains:
- the LOC133924658 gene encoding uncharacterized protein LOC133924658, which encodes MPALRSPFAGGDLPAGEIDPDYLYFLQHIRLDGDSYALELPGHGASPPSVLRYEAPLATSSDGECVSDPSAGRLSTSRRAEQKGSSASVEAEPAWYDSLGDVDEDYRIFLQHTRLVDGQLVLEIGGVVVNYDQADAARYGGCSEPEEDKRRGEQAAVASPGKRVGVGGKREGAVSDAPATVVPGQYACDWRADPTPVQQVKDDGLLDATTASTLNGVYWEASSSNVHDARLRADSVGKAEKELGVIWPVHITGRPDSDFKRRLFQVLMKPVVRKEYYKLFEMATIRTPLMKQRQFRNETKFYATEEMGSSYLDHYPDLAEQVMNTGLRHGLALLRGFFFWLQNNAHEDQFKPWVDDSKDHEVIRLVD